The Phormidium sp. PBR-2020 DNA segment AGCAGATAGGGCTAAAAAGTTGGTGACATGATGTAACCCCTGATTGATGGGGTGTTGATGGCTGGCCACAAAGTGGTCTTTAGCCTCTTGCAAAACGCTCATTTGAAAATACTCCTTAAACAACTCTGGGCTAAATTTTGACTACCATAGCATCGATTACCACCATCGATTACCACCATTGCAGTTCCAGATAGCCCCGTGGAGGCGCTTGGGTTTCCTCCTCACTCAGCCAATCGACCTTTTTATAGGTTCCAAAGACGTAATCCCACCAATCGACCGCTAAACCGAAGTTATGATGCCACATCTGATATTTATGATGGACATAGTGAACCGGCATCTGCATCCAGAAGCATTTGCTGGGGTTCTCATGTTGCAACTGGTGCGCGTAGGCGGAAAAGAGGGCATAGGCTAAGGCACCCATGAGCCAACCTAACCCCACCTCCAGGGAAATGGCGAAGGGCAACACCATGGCAATGGCGGCACCTTTGACGTAATCCCGAAACTCCCAAATCACCCCTTGTCCTTCGTTACGGCGGTGATGATCTCGGTGACGTTCCCCAAAGCGGGCGGCATGGTGCATCAGGCGATGCACCCAATACTCCACAAAGCTCGAAAAGATAAATGCCAAAATGCCAACGGCGATCGCAGTCCACATACACAACTCCTTTGTTTTGTCAAGGCTATTTTCTCAGGGATTAACTTTCTCAGGGATTATTTTAATCGCTTAATCGGTAATCAGTGAACAACTTTAATCCTTAACCCAGACTGGCCTTCCTGTCAATATGCCAGGTTATCAATTGTCCACCCAATCACCGGAAAATCCCCTCTAACCCCTGATATTACCAAGGATTTCCGATGTTAGTGAAGGCGGACCAATAGTAAGGATGGGAGACATCCAATTGCTCAACCGGATCAGGCAACGGAGACCCCACCAGAGTCCCGGGAGGCAAATTATCGCTCAAGGGAGGGGGGGTAAAGTCCAACTCGCCGCGCAGGGCCGCCAACTGACTCCGACGGAGGGCAACGGCGGGAGTGGGAGCGGTTTTCAGTTGCTCGTAAAACTCACTCATCAGCAGGAGTGTCCCCACATCACTCACAGCCCAGAGACTGGCTAACACTGTGGGAATCCCCGACTGAACCGCTAAGCCAGCAAAGCCTAACTCCGCCTGCAGATCCCCCCGGGCCGTTGAACAGGCACTTAAGACTAACAACTCCACTGGGGAGCTTTGCCAGTCCAACTCCCGGAGTCGGGTTAGGGAGAGGCGTTGATCCCAAAACTGAAGATAGGATGCGTCCGCATCTCCCGGTTGAAATTGGGCATGGGTGGCCAGATGGATAATGCTGTAATCCCGTTGCTGACGTTGTTCCTGTAAATTCCCGAGGGTAAAGCCTTCATTGAGGAAACTCTGGCCCTGCCAGAGGCGAGGCACAATTGAGGCGAGTTCTAAAGGCACAGCAGGTAAGGGGGCGGCATCCTCAAACTCAGAGGCTCCCATGGCCAGGACTTGGGCATTTCGCAGCGATCGCGAGCCTGTATCCATGAGAAGATAACCGGGAATGCGACCGAGACTATAGGTTTCAATTAAAAACCCGTCTCCGTCATGTAGGGCCGCCATGGGTAAGGTTCGCAACCCTTCCCCCAGGGAAAAAATGAGATGTTCAATCCCTTCTGCTTCCAGAGAGTCGCTCACGGGGGAGATGAGCCAATCATGGAGTTGTTGCGCCAATTGACGATAGGCGGTGCTGCGTCGCCGTCGGGGATTGATGAGTTCGTTTTCAAAGTTGGCGACGGTTTGCAGGAGTTCCTGCTGAGTCACCGGAACCCACTCTTGTACTGCGATGCCCGTGGAGGTGGCTAAAATCAGTTCTAATTCCTCGTCATGGGGGATGGCGTAGAGAATGGCAGAGGTTTGCCGATTCGCCAGGGACTGTTGGGCGAGGGTGTCAATCATCTCGGTAAATTCGGGGCTGCGATCGCTCAACGAGACCCCGAAATACTCGGAATACTGCTGTTCCCAGCGTATCTCCAGATTTTGCCAACGCTCAATTAAGGCACTGGTATCTTCTGCCAAAGTTTTTGGGGTGATTAGGGTTACACTCAACAGGGTTAGGACGCTAAGGGCAGGGACTTGTAGAGATTTTATGGGGTTGTTCGATAACCTTGCTAGACATCCCACAGGTCGGGGGGCGAACGGCCGTTCGCCCCTACAGTTTAATTTCATGGATTATTAACATATAGGGGAATCGTCCCCATGTTAGCCATTTTGATTTAAATCTGACCCTTGAGGACAAAGGGTAACGTTTGACCCAGAGTCCAGGCATCAACCCCCAAAACACTGCGTTGCTGTTGCGCCTGTAATGCCCCTTGAGCGTGCCACCAGACGGCGCTACTGACCAGAGGGGCGATCGCCCGCTCCTGACAGGCTCCAATCGCCACCAGCCCCGCCATGAGTCCTGTTAAGACATCCCCAGACCCCCCTCGCGCCAGGGCTGGGGTACTCTCGGGGTTAATGGTGAGGGACCCGTCGGGACTGGCAATCACCACCCGCGCGCCTTTGAGGACCACCAGGGCCCCAG contains these protein-coding regions:
- a CDS encoding CHAT domain-containing protein produces the protein MKLNCRGERPFAPRPVGCLARLSNNPIKSLQVPALSVLTLLSVTLITPKTLAEDTSALIERWQNLEIRWEQQYSEYFGVSLSDRSPEFTEMIDTLAQQSLANRQTSAILYAIPHDEELELILATSTGIAVQEWVPVTQQELLQTVANFENELINPRRRRSTAYRQLAQQLHDWLISPVSDSLEAEGIEHLIFSLGEGLRTLPMAALHDGDGFLIETYSLGRIPGYLLMDTGSRSLRNAQVLAMGASEFEDAAPLPAVPLELASIVPRLWQGQSFLNEGFTLGNLQEQRQQRDYSIIHLATHAQFQPGDADASYLQFWDQRLSLTRLRELDWQSSPVELLVLSACSTARGDLQAELGFAGLAVQSGIPTVLASLWAVSDVGTLLLMSEFYEQLKTAPTPAVALRRSQLAALRGELDFTPPPLSDNLPPGTLVGSPLPDPVEQLDVSHPYYWSAFTNIGNPW
- a CDS encoding sterol desaturase family protein; translation: MWTAIAVGILAFIFSSFVEYWVHRLMHHAARFGERHRDHHRRNEGQGVIWEFRDYVKGAAIAMVLPFAISLEVGLGWLMGALAYALFSAYAHQLQHENPSKCFWMQMPVHYVHHKYQMWHHNFGLAVDWWDYVFGTYKKVDWLSEEETQAPPRGYLELQWW